TTTTTCGTATACATAACCATTTGCCTTTAATGTATCTAGAGCTTCTGTAATTTTATCTGATTCATATAATGATGTTTCAGAGAAGTAATGATCAAACTCTACACGGAAAGCTTTCAAATCCTTTTGTAGCTTAGCAAGCTCATATTTCAATCCATGTTGACGGAAGAATTCATAACGCTCTTCATCGTCTTTTTCTAACAATGTCTCATCGAATTCTTTCGCTAGCTCTTTACCTATTTCTACGATATCCGCTCCACGATACCCATCTTCAGGCATCTCACTTTCCTTACCTAATGCTTCTAAATACCTTGCTTCCACTGATAATGCAAGGTTATGAATTTGATTACCTGCATCATTAATGTAATATTCGCGCTCGACCTCATACCCAGCTTTATCTAATACATTACACAATGTATCACCTACTGCTGCACCACGAGCATGTCCGAGGTGAAGATCTCCCGTTGGGTTTGCTGAAACGAATTCAACTTGAATCTTTTCATTCTGACCTGTATTCGTTTCCCCATAAGTATCACCTGCATTAAGTACAGTAGTAACTAAGTCCGTTAAATAACTATTGTTCATATAAAAGTTGATAAATCCAGGCCCTGCAATTTCAATTTTTTCAATAGATGCTTTGGACTTGTCAAAATTCGCAACAATATCATCAGCTATCATGCGTGGTGCTTTCTTCGCAATACGTGCAAGTTGCATCGCCATGTTTGTTGCATAATCACCATGTTCTTTATCCTTTGGCAATTCTAAAACGACATTTGGTACTTCCTCATTTGTAGCTAATTCAGCCTTCAAAACGGCTTGCTTAATTTCTTCCTTCAAACGTTCTTTCACTTGTTCTACAATATTCATCTATTAGACCTCCTTATATGTGAGCGTCAAACGATAACGCCCTGCTTCTTCAGCTTGCATCTTCAAACGATACGCAAGATCAAGCTTTCCTTCTCGTTTTTTATCATTGAATTGATAATGTATGCGTTCTGTTTTCGTTTCCATTGCCATCGTTCCATACGGACTTTGATACGAACCAGCTAGCAACTCCCCTACTCGGAAGTTTTGTCGCATTGTCACACCACCAGAACGCATGATGAATAACTCATTTTCTGTGAGTTTCATAATCGTTTTTACTTTATCAATACCTTCTAAATTTTCTTCAAAGGAAAGAAAAAGTGAATCATTTTTCTTATATTTCATACCAGAAGATTCGATCACAATCGTTTCATGCCTTCCTGCATCACGAATCTCTGTTACTAACCTTACATCAATTTGCTGTTTTTCATTAGACAATTGTCACACGTCCTTTATACACATTAACGTGATTTAAGCGAAACTCTTGCTAGATAGAACTTTCTTTCATTTATTTACTGCACTAAATAATAAAAATAAATTTGCTTAACTTTAACATTCTAACATATTTACGAAACTATTATACAAGTTCAGAACGGTTAAGCAAATGCCTTTCTATGTATCGTTCGTTCAATAGTACACCGTATAGAGAGTGTTCAAAAAGGAGGACAAAAGACGGAGAAGAACAAGTCAGCGAAGGTCCCGGTACCGGAGTGAGACCACTGCACTGAAAAACATCTCTGTTGCCTTGTATTGTGGAATTTACTTCTCCAAAACACTTGCATACGCAGATACATACGAGTTAGTATTTGCCGAATAAGTTATGCAGGAAGCGCCACTAAAACCTGCCACTTCAATCGCCAACGTGGGATCAACACATCCTGTGCAAATACAGTCATTTCTCGGACTTTTTGAACATCCCATTATACAGGAACCTCCAATTATAGAGCTCTTCTATTAATAAAGAAATGATAAATAAAAGCATCTTCTTATAAGCAAAGAAGATGCTCTTTTCATCTATTTAACCCAACCTAGTAACATTTCACGAATAAATTTACTCGCTGCAATTTGGGTTTGCTCACTCGAATCATACTGTGGAGCAACTTCAACAATATCGGAACCGATAACATTAATATCTGAATTAGAGATTGCCATAATTGCTTCGAGCAATTCTTTTGAAGTAATACCCCCCGCTTCAGCAGTGCCTGTACCAGGGGCATGTGCCGGGTCTAATACATCAATGTCAATCGTTACATAAACATTACGTCCAGCAAGCTTCGGTAGTACCTCTTTCAATGGTTCAGCTACATCAAACTTCGCCATATACATACCGGACTCTTTCGCATATGCAAATTCCTCACGCATTCCTGAACGGATTCCGAATGAATAGACGTTTTCGGGACCAATTAAATTACATGCTTTTCGAACCGGAGTTGAATGTGATAACGGTTCTCCTTCATATTCCTCACGCAAATCAGCATGGGCATCAATATGAATTAGTGCCATATCAGGGTATTTACGGTGCATAGCCTTAATAACTGGCCATGTAACAAGATGTTCCCCTCCGATTCCAAGCGGGTACTTAC
This portion of the Bacillus solimangrovi genome encodes:
- the argS gene encoding arginine--tRNA ligase codes for the protein MNIVEQVKERLKEEIKQAVLKAELATNEEVPNVVLELPKDKEHGDYATNMAMQLARIAKKAPRMIADDIVANFDKSKASIEKIEIAGPGFINFYMNNSYLTDLVTTVLNAGDTYGETNTGQNEKIQVEFVSANPTGDLHLGHARGAAVGDTLCNVLDKAGYEVEREYYINDAGNQIHNLALSVEARYLEALGKESEMPEDGYRGADIVEIGKELAKEFDETLLEKDDEERYEFFRQHGLKYELAKLQKDLKAFRVEFDHYFSETSLYESDKITEALDTLKANGYVYEKDGAVWFETTKFNDDKDRVLIKQDGSYTYLTPDIAYHQDKLKRGFDKLINIWGADHHGYIPRMKAAIQALGNDKDTLEVEIIQMVNLFQNGEKVKMSKRTGKAVTLRELMDEVGIDAMRYFFAMRSADSHLDFDIDLAVSKSNENPVYYAQYAHARICSMLRQGEEIGVTVDENLDLSHVNSEKEFDLLKKLGEFPESVAEAAQKRMPHRVTNYIYDLSAALHSFYNAEKVIHEDDTDKTKARLALVKAVQITLRNALDLIGVSAPEKM
- a CDS encoding DUF1934 domain-containing protein; protein product: MSNEKQQIDVRLVTEIRDAGRHETIVIESSGMKYKKNDSLFLSFEENLEGIDKVKTIMKLTENELFIMRSGGVTMRQNFRVGELLAGSYQSPYGTMAMETKTERIHYQFNDKKREGKLDLAYRLKMQAEEAGRYRLTLTYKEV
- the speB gene encoding agmatinase, with product MRFDEAYSGNVFIMSNPNFDESQAVIYGMPMDWTVSFRPGSRFGPARVREVSLGLEEYSPYADRHLEEVNYFDAGDIPLPFGNPQRSIDMIEEYVEKILDAGKYPLGIGGEHLVTWPVIKAMHRKYPDMALIHIDAHADLREEYEGEPLSHSTPVRKACNLIGPENVYSFGIRSGMREEFAYAKESGMYMAKFDVAEPLKEVLPKLAGRNVYVTIDIDVLDPAHAPGTGTAEAGGITSKELLEAIMAISNSDINVIGSDIVEVAPQYDSSEQTQIAASKFIREMLLGWVK